One genomic region from Flexistipes sp. encodes:
- the extI gene encoding selenite/tellurite reduction operon porin ExtI, producing the protein MKRFIVIFIIMLFAAGLANAFPPFKIDDGKWLKIFYNGQFGYTYRDMGSGPDQSEDTNELNFRRNRLGFIGTYNSNLSFYFQTEYIEDPITEPLGVDYSNEGREFYVLDAQIRYKFNDALKLRVGKMKHNLTRENLEGCFEPLTLDRSHFVYTPFKTSRDKGVAVWGNLLNKKVGYKFDVMEGKKAEGTPSPSSNLRMTGRLHLSLLDPESGYGYNGTYLGKKTVLTIGAGYQYEPEAVYADLQRDANGNIISASDIKDYTAYSVDLFYEQPTSAGTFTFSTAYLDVSFDDAYKGTNTDPGITGLNGEKNGYYLKGAYMLPMDVGPGKLQFFARHDAFTFAKLGDVYDQDIGWTAGGFNYYIHGQDLKISGQYSQMDYDKESETDPNYQDFDTFKLFIQVRI; encoded by the coding sequence ATGAAAAGATTTATAGTAATTTTTATCATAATGCTTTTTGCGGCAGGGTTGGCAAATGCCTTCCCTCCGTTTAAGATTGATGACGGGAAATGGCTGAAGATATTTTATAACGGTCAGTTCGGATATACTTACAGAGATATGGGTTCAGGCCCGGATCAGTCTGAAGATACAAATGAGTTGAATTTCAGAAGGAACAGGCTGGGATTTATAGGTACGTACAACAGTAATCTGTCATTTTATTTCCAGACAGAATACATTGAGGATCCTATAACAGAGCCTTTGGGCGTTGATTACTCCAATGAAGGCAGGGAATTTTATGTGCTGGATGCACAAATCCGTTACAAATTTAACGATGCTTTAAAACTAAGAGTGGGTAAAATGAAACACAACCTTACAAGGGAAAATCTTGAAGGCTGTTTTGAGCCGCTTACTCTGGACAGATCCCACTTTGTTTATACGCCTTTTAAGACAAGCAGGGATAAAGGTGTGGCTGTTTGGGGTAACCTTTTAAATAAAAAAGTAGGTTACAAATTTGATGTGATGGAAGGCAAAAAGGCTGAAGGCACACCCTCTCCATCATCCAATTTAAGAATGACAGGAAGGCTGCACTTGTCACTTCTCGATCCGGAAAGCGGATACGGGTATAACGGTACGTACCTTGGCAAAAAGACTGTACTGACAATCGGTGCCGGTTATCAGTACGAGCCGGAGGCTGTTTATGCTGATCTGCAAAGAGATGCGAATGGCAACATCATATCAGCAAGTGATATAAAAGATTATACAGCATATTCCGTAGATCTTTTTTATGAGCAGCCGACATCTGCAGGTACTTTTACATTTTCCACCGCTTACCTGGATGTGTCATTTGACGACGCATATAAGGGAACAAATACTGATCCGGGCATCACCGGTCTTAATGGTGAGAAGAACGGATATTACCTAAAAGGTGCCTATATGCTTCCTATGGATGTAGGGCCGGGTAAACTGCAGTTTTTTGCACGTCACGATGCATTTACTTTTGCTAAGCTTGGCGATGTATACGATCAGGATATAGGCTGGACAGCCGGAGGCTTTAATTATTACATCCACGGTCAGGACCTGAAAATCAGCGGTCAGTATTCACAGATGGATTATGATAAAGAGAGTGAAACAGATCCTAATTATCAGGACTTTGATACATTTAAATTGTTTATCCAGGTAAGGATATAA
- the extS gene encoding selenite/tellurite reduction operon c-type cytochrome lipoprotein ExtS, translated as MAAHYLKNFSVFLLFILFLVFSANGNAQNNDFCVDCHNSHYTDIADCVTCHRGIPETRRKDLAHQNLIKGKYAKFLLNDFPDRKRGIDLIKLSGCRRCHSVGGKGNTLSVNLDSSIVNIAVKEIVKTIKEPSEFMPDFNFTSEQINYIINGLLYLSFTDRDVEKNFTQMVHIGTEKSNTFSEKCGNCHKMISPLRGPVGSGYIAPNLSGLLSQYYPRNIDGKEWNAKLLKKWLKNPRELNSNALMPVLELSEREFAEIEKTFGK; from the coding sequence TTGGCGGCTCACTATTTGAAAAACTTTTCTGTCTTTCTGTTGTTCATACTTTTTTTAGTATTTTCTGCCAACGGCAATGCTCAAAATAACGATTTTTGCGTGGACTGCCATAACAGCCATTATACAGATATCGCCGATTGCGTTACATGTCACAGAGGAATACCTGAAACCAGGAGAAAAGACTTGGCTCATCAAAATCTTATTAAAGGAAAATATGCTAAATTTCTGTTAAATGATTTTCCGGATAGAAAAAGAGGAATAGATTTGATTAAGTTAAGCGGCTGCAGAAGGTGCCACAGTGTGGGCGGGAAAGGTAACACTTTGTCGGTAAATTTGGACAGCTCCATAGTAAATATTGCAGTAAAAGAAATCGTCAAGACAATAAAAGAGCCGAGTGAATTCATGCCAGATTTTAATTTTACTTCAGAGCAAATAAATTACATTATCAACGGGCTTTTATATCTGTCTTTTACTGACAGAGATGTTGAGAAGAATTTTACTCAGATGGTTCATATCGGTACGGAAAAATCCAATACATTTTCAGAAAAATGCGGGAATTGTCATAAAATGATTTCACCGTTACGGGGGCCGGTTGGCAGCGGATACATTGCCCCCAATCTAAGCGGCTTGCTTTCTCAATATTATCCCAGAAATATCGATGGGAAAGAATGGAATGCAAAGTTATTAAAAAAATGGCTTAAAAATCCCAGGGAATTAAACAGTAATGCTTTAATGCCGGTTTTGGAACTGTCAGAAAGGGAATTTGCAGAGATTGAGAAGACTTTCGGTAAATAA
- the extQ gene encoding selenite/tellurite reduction operon b-type cytochrome membrane protein ExtQ: MKKKNEYIKSDPYFFRMIIVSALLVIIAVIVLGLFIDAPLKAPADSSNVPNPSKAAWFLLWFQEIVSYSSYFIYGPVILFMVYLFLPYLAPSTDEKAVWFRKEYRLLDIFTLLVFLGIVFLTVIAYFFRGEFWRLTI, from the coding sequence ATGAAAAAGAAAAATGAATATATAAAAAGTGACCCTTATTTTTTTCGCATGATTATCGTATCAGCTTTGCTGGTGATAATTGCCGTTATTGTTCTTGGACTTTTTATAGATGCACCTTTAAAAGCTCCCGCAGATTCTTCTAATGTTCCTAATCCTTCCAAAGCCGCCTGGTTTTTACTTTGGTTTCAGGAAATTGTAAGTTATTCAAGTTATTTCATTTACGGTCCGGTAATATTGTTTATGGTCTATCTGTTTTTGCCTTACCTCGCCCCCTCCACAGATGAGAAGGCTGTTTGGTTTCGTAAGGAGTACAGACTGCTGGATATATTTACACTGTTGGTTTTTTTGGGTATTGTTTTCCTGACGGTTATTGCATATTTTTTCAGAGGTGAATTTTGGCGGCTCACTATTTGA
- a CDS encoding PaaI family thioesterase gives MSEKLYLPHSTRCFICGSENPVGLKHIFYVAGNSVSSDILIPEGFNGFKDIVHGGIVSALLDETMGWNAFVFGKGQNLYFTRDLNVKFRKSLNTDTPYLLKTEFLSEKRMFAITKGYIIDKDNNIYAEAEGKFIEIPDEKMEETKQYLLFDNNKNYHPKTTIFRK, from the coding sequence ATGAGTGAAAAGCTATATCTGCCGCATTCAACCAGATGCTTTATATGCGGCTCAGAAAACCCTGTGGGTTTGAAACATATTTTTTACGTTGCCGGAAACTCCGTATCTTCGGATATTCTTATTCCGGAAGGTTTCAACGGCTTTAAAGATATTGTCCACGGAGGCATAGTTTCCGCTCTTCTGGATGAAACCATGGGATGGAACGCATTTGTTTTCGGTAAAGGACAAAACCTTTATTTCACAAGGGATCTTAATGTTAAATTCAGAAAGTCTCTTAATACCGACACCCCCTATCTTTTAAAAACAGAATTTCTTTCGGAAAAAAGGATGTTTGCCATCACCAAAGGTTACATAATTGATAAAGATAATAATATTTATGCAGAAGCTGAGGGCAAATTTATAGAAATTCCGGATGAAAAGATGGAGGAAACAAAACAGTACCTGCTTTTCGACAACAACAAAAACTACCACCCTAAGACAACAATCTTTCGCAAATAG
- a CDS encoding molybdopterin-containing oxidoreductase family protein, whose translation MASIKMSRRGFLNTAAISAAAMSVPFTLKRSAASDNNAKEDKKLHISQNWCEMCFWGCGVTAYNREGRVFKLEGQPKCPKNYGKLCARGNSGIYQLYDPDRLKKPLIRTGKRGEGKFREATYEEAISYVADKTNKAIKEYGKGTVSLIAHGSGEHAFINLMSIIGSPNTAIPAYSQCTGSREIGWFLTYGRPYTGNEPIDAANSKCLMFFGRNVLEAVMVGETQRVTEGMAKGAKLIYVDPRYSKTAAKADIWAKIKPGTDLALMLGMINYIINAKLYNIDFVDKYCSGFDELKQSVKKNTPEWAEKETNVPAETIKNICQELSNAAPSCAIGPGRRLTRYGDDTQHVRAIGILNALMGNWYTPGGFYKISKMDIVTPHICEIEHTEVKGGEKIERVDGAGSEYRLAPKNLGLENKLMKGILQGEPYPVKVMFAYGTNLFQHYPDYEECKQIIDKLDLMVTCDVYLTETALYSDVIFPESTYLERKDPIGVMTGKYPYVKYREPATAPLYNTIGAYELVEKIAKKMGYKNHFKTIDDVNKEILDQLGISIDVLKKDGVYVKPTFEGIYPQAEGKDLKFNTPSGKVELYSVFCEKLGFDPIPKYTRHKMPKDDEFRLLFGRQSYHTHARTQNNRWLLALHDFEIKAWIPAKKAARLGIMTGNKVRIVKGDKKSRELTAYVTDEIHEDAIFIPHGYGRITKFMELAYAMDGASDANLCSNGTDPISGASAFHQAFVKIEKV comes from the coding sequence ATGGCATCAATAAAAATGTCCAGAAGGGGATTTCTGAATACCGCCGCAATATCGGCCGCAGCAATGTCAGTCCCTTTCACCCTAAAAAGAAGTGCTGCCTCTGATAATAATGCTAAAGAAGATAAAAAATTACATATCTCCCAGAACTGGTGTGAGATGTGTTTCTGGGGATGCGGTGTTACAGCTTATAACAGGGAAGGAAGGGTTTTTAAACTGGAGGGACAGCCCAAATGCCCCAAGAATTACGGCAAACTGTGCGCCCGTGGTAATTCCGGTATTTATCAGTTGTATGATCCGGACAGATTAAAAAAGCCTTTAATCAGAACAGGCAAAAGAGGCGAAGGTAAATTCAGAGAAGCAACATACGAAGAAGCCATATCATATGTAGCAGATAAAACTAATAAAGCTATAAAAGAATACGGTAAAGGGACGGTTTCATTAATAGCTCACGGTTCCGGAGAGCATGCGTTTATTAATCTGATGAGCATAATAGGCTCACCGAATACAGCGATCCCTGCATACAGTCAGTGTACCGGTTCAAGAGAAATTGGATGGTTTTTAACATACGGCAGGCCCTATACAGGTAATGAGCCTATTGATGCTGCAAACTCCAAATGCTTGATGTTTTTTGGCAGAAATGTACTGGAAGCGGTTATGGTTGGGGAAACACAGAGGGTCACTGAAGGTATGGCCAAAGGTGCTAAGCTGATTTATGTGGACCCCCGCTATTCCAAAACAGCTGCCAAGGCTGATATATGGGCAAAAATAAAACCCGGTACAGATTTGGCTTTAATGCTTGGGATGATTAATTATATAATTAATGCCAAACTTTATAATATTGATTTTGTAGATAAATACTGCAGCGGCTTTGACGAACTCAAACAATCTGTAAAAAAGAATACACCTGAATGGGCTGAGAAAGAGACGAATGTTCCGGCTGAAACAATAAAAAATATCTGCCAGGAATTATCAAACGCAGCTCCCAGCTGTGCCATAGGCCCCGGCAGACGTCTGACAAGATACGGTGATGATACCCAGCATGTCAGAGCAATAGGTATACTTAACGCACTTATGGGCAATTGGTATACACCCGGCGGTTTTTACAAAATCAGCAAGATGGATATTGTCACTCCCCACATATGTGAAATTGAGCATACAGAAGTAAAGGGCGGTGAAAAGATAGAAAGAGTTGACGGAGCCGGTTCGGAATACCGCCTTGCACCCAAAAATCTTGGTTTGGAGAATAAACTGATGAAAGGGATTTTGCAAGGAGAGCCTTACCCTGTAAAAGTAATGTTTGCCTACGGTACAAATCTCTTTCAGCATTACCCTGATTATGAGGAATGTAAACAGATAATTGATAAGCTTGATCTGATGGTTACCTGTGACGTGTATCTAACGGAGACTGCTCTTTATTCCGATGTGATATTTCCAGAATCCACATATTTGGAAAGAAAAGATCCCATCGGCGTAATGACGGGGAAATATCCGTATGTGAAATACAGAGAACCTGCTACTGCTCCATTGTACAATACTATAGGGGCATATGAGCTGGTTGAAAAAATTGCTAAAAAGATGGGCTATAAAAATCATTTCAAAACGATAGATGATGTAAATAAAGAGATTCTTGATCAGCTTGGAATAAGTATAGATGTGCTTAAAAAGGACGGTGTATATGTAAAACCCACCTTTGAAGGAATATACCCCCAGGCAGAAGGCAAAGATCTGAAATTTAACACTCCTTCGGGCAAAGTGGAGCTTTACAGTGTTTTTTGTGAGAAACTTGGTTTTGATCCCATTCCAAAATACACCAGACATAAGATGCCTAAGGATGATGAGTTCCGTCTTCTTTTCGGGAGACAGAGCTACCATACGCATGCAAGGACTCAGAATAACAGATGGCTTTTGGCTCTGCACGATTTTGAAATCAAAGCTTGGATACCTGCAAAGAAAGCGGCAAGACTCGGTATAATGACCGGTAATAAAGTCAGAATAGTGAAAGGTGATAAAAAATCCAGGGAGCTTACAGCTTATGTGACAGATGAGATACATGAGGATGCCATATTTATTCCCCATGGCTATGGAAGAATTACTAAGTTTATGGAGCTTGCTTATGCAATGGATGGTGCTTCGGATGCAAACCTGTGTTCAAACGGCACCGATCCCATAAGCGGTGCATCTGCGTTCCATCAAGCTTTTGTGAAGATAGAAAAGGTTTGA
- a CDS encoding QcrA and Rieske domain-containing protein translates to MAFFQREWLVITRRSFVKWILASVFFFFTFKFLKVQKSDTNSTVIIDLNKLSNNSVYLIKNRQIAAIKIDRNIKVLSIKCTHLGCTLNVAGNIFKCPCHGSEFELDGEVIKGPASKNLKEIDFKVEKNKIVVYS, encoded by the coding sequence ATGGCTTTTTTTCAGAGGGAATGGTTAGTGATAACAAGAAGGTCTTTTGTAAAGTGGATATTGGCTTCAGTATTTTTCTTTTTTACTTTTAAATTCCTTAAGGTCCAAAAATCAGACACAAATAGTACTGTAATAATTGATTTGAATAAATTAAGCAATAACAGCGTATATTTAATAAAAAACAGACAGATTGCTGCAATAAAAATTGACAGGAATATTAAGGTGCTGAGTATTAAATGTACTCATCTGGGGTGTACCCTTAATGTAGCCGGTAATATATTTAAGTGCCCCTGTCATGGAAGTGAATTCGAGTTAGACGGCGAAGTAATTAAAGGGCCGGCTTCTAAAAATCTTAAAGAGATTGATTTTAAAGTAGAAAAAAATAAAATTGTTGTTTATTCATAG
- the nrfD gene encoding NrfD/PsrC family molybdoenzyme membrane anchor subunit — MVFQESFEWYIALYLFLGGVGAGAILSAAFADLYDREKYVNYIKSASLIGMPAVAIGCFFLLIDLGQGLTKPWLLIYLFANPTSAITWGTAILTLFIIVSLLYAAYNFNFIKFGGGKITLLSLIVLAIGTAGYTGVLLGVLRAIPFWHQTLIPVLFIISAISTGISATVVVKEILFSKKKENIAPIETGHFYLMVLEFMMVIAMIIIALNGVPEMVFSIKVLLSGKYAVQFWLIFMILGLLLPTLLYGLQEIKKLHMKGSFLIIIELLVLLGGYYLRYLILHAGVFTEKFAHYIG, encoded by the coding sequence ATGGTCTTTCAGGAATCTTTTGAATGGTATATTGCTCTCTATCTGTTTTTGGGCGGTGTAGGTGCCGGAGCTATTTTATCAGCGGCATTTGCCGATTTATATGACAGAGAGAAATATGTGAATTATATAAAAAGTGCCTCCCTTATTGGTATGCCCGCTGTTGCAATCGGCTGTTTTTTCCTGCTTATCGATTTAGGACAGGGACTTACAAAACCGTGGCTGCTTATTTACCTTTTTGCCAATCCCACTTCTGCAATTACATGGGGTACAGCCATACTGACACTTTTTATAATTGTTTCCCTTTTATATGCAGCCTATAATTTTAATTTTATCAAATTCGGCGGGGGTAAAATCACCCTTCTCAGCCTGATAGTGCTTGCAATAGGTACTGCAGGATATACCGGTGTACTTTTGGGGGTATTAAGAGCGATACCTTTTTGGCATCAAACGTTAATTCCTGTATTGTTTATAATATCTGCCATATCTACAGGAATATCGGCTACAGTGGTTGTTAAAGAGATTCTGTTCAGTAAGAAAAAAGAGAATATAGCTCCTATCGAGACAGGGCACTTTTACCTTATGGTGTTGGAGTTCATGATGGTGATTGCTATGATTATCATAGCCCTAAATGGTGTGCCTGAGATGGTTTTTTCCATTAAAGTGCTTCTTTCGGGCAAATATGCAGTACAGTTCTGGCTGATTTTTATGATACTGGGGCTTCTGCTTCCCACTTTATTATACGGATTGCAGGAAATTAAAAAATTACATATGAAAGGAAGTTTTCTGATAATAATCGAACTGTTGGTTTTGCTCGGCGGTTATTATCTCAGATATCTTATACTGCATGCTGGTGTTTTTACTGAGAAATTTGCACACTATATTGGTTAG
- a CDS encoding tetratricopeptide repeat protein gives MNTRKIFNEKKFVKRFMEKIEKAINNEEFDKAEVSIKRALKNAAYDMPSKSLLYSYLGRINFQKGKFDTSKRFLNSALRLNSQNEDANFYLSNLYMSEQDVHKALSYIEKNLSISPGKFSYLIQRAWCLILLDRYEEAGNIYHKLQSFRGIDPQGFIDLGMAYILKGDFREAKRIIFNALSNFPENIFVESAFYEMREIEENLYYYRKELFFKKLHLIHFRQKIYSAALRKTVEGMTLRGYFQFEIEKASDFIVALSSKRLEVNKAEGLAAAVEYFISDFIGESESIKKVIVNYYNTTLYQLKKNIDLIRSEASVELEELNNQLMSYYELNIDYFFENTDPEGDDE, from the coding sequence ATGAATACCAGAAAAATTTTTAATGAAAAAAAATTTGTTAAGCGTTTTATGGAGAAAATAGAGAAAGCTATTAATAATGAAGAATTTGACAAGGCAGAAGTTTCAATTAAGCGTGCTCTGAAGAATGCAGCATATGATATGCCTTCCAAGTCACTTTTGTACAGTTATTTAGGGAGAATTAATTTTCAAAAGGGCAAATTCGATACTTCAAAAAGATTCTTAAATTCGGCATTACGGCTTAATTCTCAAAATGAAGATGCTAATTTTTATCTGAGCAATTTATATATGTCAGAACAGGATGTGCACAAAGCTTTATCATATATCGAAAAAAATCTCAGCATATCCCCCGGCAAATTCAGTTATCTGATTCAGAGAGCCTGGTGCCTGATTCTGCTTGACCGATACGAAGAAGCAGGAAACATATATCACAAACTCCAGAGTTTTAGAGGCATTGATCCTCAGGGGTTTATTGATTTAGGTATGGCATACATACTTAAGGGCGATTTCAGGGAAGCCAAAAGAATCATTTTTAACGCACTTTCCAATTTTCCTGAAAATATTTTTGTGGAAAGCGCATTTTATGAAATGCGTGAGATTGAGGAAAATTTATATTACTACAGGAAAGAACTGTTTTTTAAGAAACTTCACTTAATTCATTTCAGGCAGAAAATATATTCTGCTGCGCTTAGGAAAACAGTGGAAGGAATGACTCTGAGAGGATATTTTCAATTTGAGATTGAGAAAGCTTCCGATTTTATTGTTGCCCTGAGTTCTAAAAGGCTGGAAGTGAATAAAGCTGAAGGACTTGCTGCTGCTGTGGAATATTTTATTTCAGATTTTATCGGAGAGAGTGAGTCTATTAAAAAAGTTATCGTGAATTATTACAATACAACCCTCTATCAGTTAAAGAAAAATATAGATTTAATACGCTCTGAAGCATCTGTTGAACTTGAAGAGCTGAATAATCAGCTCATGTCTTACTATGAGCTTAATATCGACTATTTTTTTGAAAATACAGATCCGGAGGGGGATGATGAATAA
- a CDS encoding cytochrome b N-terminal domain-containing protein, with protein MFTAFLKHLFPRLVLSRNLKITYTFCLGGMAFTVFLLLIVTGCLLLFYYTPSPDNAYKSILFIEETVFGGKLIRNIHRMGSHFLLILIFLHILRVLLTGSFKFRKYNWIVGMFLLILVLFEGYTGYLLPMDQLAYWATQTGMELFKIFPLGGFIVEKILIPDGVGGPLTLSRFYAFHVFVVPLTLMILCVIHFYKIRKDKGVLPYL; from the coding sequence ATGTTTACCGCTTTTCTTAAACACCTTTTTCCACGTCTTGTTCTGAGCCGTAATTTGAAAATCACTTATACTTTTTGCCTGGGTGGCATGGCCTTTACCGTATTCTTGTTATTGATTGTTACAGGCTGCTTGCTGCTTTTTTACTATACACCTTCTCCGGATAACGCATACAAATCAATCTTATTTATTGAAGAAACTGTTTTCGGTGGTAAACTGATTCGGAATATTCATAGAATGGGCTCTCATTTTTTATTGATTTTAATTTTTCTGCATATTTTGCGAGTGTTATTAACCGGCTCTTTCAAATTTCGGAAATATAACTGGATAGTGGGCATGTTTTTATTGATCCTGGTATTGTTTGAGGGTTATACGGGGTATTTGCTTCCTATGGATCAACTGGCTTATTGGGCAACTCAAACAGGTATGGAGCTTTTTAAAATTTTTCCGTTGGGGGGATTTATTGTTGAGAAAATTCTTATTCCTGACGGAGTAGGGGGTCCACTTACATTGAGCAGGTTTTACGCTTTTCATGTTTTTGTTGTTCCACTGACATTAATGATTTTGTGTGTTATTCATTTTTACAAAATCAGAAAGGACAAGGGAGTTCTTCCTTACTTATGA
- a CDS encoding type IV pilus twitching motility protein PilT encodes MAKIDAFFKYMLENDISDLHLSSGCKPMVRKHGELEEIKYQQLSDEILRPLLYEIISEEQKKKFEKTKDLDFAYEVPGKARFRANYFMQKRGVCAVFRLIPSKILTADDLGLPNQVLKFPKLSRGLVLVTGPTGSGKSTTLAAIIDYINKSRKEHILTIEDPVEFVHHSQGCLINHREVETHTESFSAALRAALREDPDVILVGELRDLETIELAITAAETGHLVFGTLHTNSAAKTVDRIIDAFPSGQQEQIRAMLSESLKGVVAQQLLKKADGTGRVAALELLIVNSAIANLIREGKTFQIPSMIQTGKGDGMQLMDQAIMEFLMNKTITPQEAYVKANDKKSFERFMDK; translated from the coding sequence ATGGCTAAAATAGATGCTTTTTTCAAATATATGCTGGAAAATGATATAAGTGACCTCCATTTGAGTTCCGGATGCAAACCGATGGTCAGAAAGCATGGAGAACTTGAAGAGATTAAGTACCAGCAGCTGAGTGATGAAATTCTAAGACCACTGCTATATGAAATAATTTCAGAGGAGCAGAAAAAGAAATTTGAGAAAACAAAAGATCTGGATTTTGCCTATGAAGTGCCCGGAAAAGCGCGCTTCAGGGCAAATTATTTTATGCAGAAAAGAGGAGTATGCGCTGTTTTCAGACTTATTCCCAGTAAAATTCTCACCGCTGATGACCTGGGGTTACCCAATCAGGTGTTAAAATTTCCAAAACTTTCAAGGGGGCTTGTACTGGTTACCGGTCCTACAGGCAGCGGGAAATCAACAACACTGGCTGCGATTATTGATTATATAAACAAATCCAGAAAAGAGCATATTTTAACAATAGAAGATCCAGTGGAATTTGTACACCACAGCCAGGGATGTTTGATCAACCATAGAGAAGTGGAAACACATACCGAATCCTTCTCTGCTGCATTGAGAGCTGCTCTCAGGGAGGACCCGGATGTTATTCTTGTGGGAGAGCTCAGAGATCTTGAAACGATAGAACTTGCAATTACAGCCGCTGAAACCGGACATCTGGTTTTCGGTACATTACATACAAATTCGGCTGCAAAAACTGTTGACAGAATCATCGATGCATTTCCATCAGGACAACAGGAACAGATAAGGGCAATGCTGTCTGAATCTTTAAAAGGAGTTGTAGCGCAGCAGCTCCTGAAGAAAGCTGACGGTACGGGGCGTGTGGCTGCTCTTGAGCTGTTAATTGTTAACAGTGCCATTGCCAATCTTATCAGGGAAGGAAAAACATTTCAGATTCCTTCCATGATTCAAACGGGCAAAGGAGACGGGATGCAACTGATGGACCAGGCTATTATGGAGTTTCTCATGAATAAAACAATAACTCCTCAGGAAGCTTACGTGAAAGCAAATGATAAAAAATCTTTTGAACGTTTTATGGACAAATAG
- a CDS encoding 4Fe-4S dicluster domain-containing protein — MIKNKKYVMVYAIDRCVDCKACMVACKAQWQVPENHFRTHIDEKYSPGKYAPNRKYFLPSQCNHCDEAPCVSVCPTKASHKREDGIVYVDRDICIGCKYCIVSCPYDARFFNEEVGVAEKCTFCLPWIQQGHQPACATTCLSNTRIFGDINDPNSEVSKFLAEAKRNKSKIWKLREDLGTEPNIYYVQS, encoded by the coding sequence ATGATTAAAAATAAAAAATATGTTATGGTATATGCTATAGACAGATGCGTGGACTGTAAAGCCTGCATGGTGGCCTGCAAAGCACAGTGGCAAGTGCCTGAAAATCACTTCAGGACACATATTGATGAAAAATACTCTCCTGGCAAATATGCGCCCAACAGAAAATATTTTCTTCCCTCCCAGTGTAATCACTGTGATGAGGCTCCATGCGTCAGTGTATGCCCCACCAAGGCAAGTCATAAGAGGGAAGATGGAATAGTATATGTGGACAGAGATATTTGCATAGGTTGTAAATATTGCATAGTGTCCTGCCCCTATGATGCCAGGTTCTTTAACGAGGAAGTGGGCGTTGCTGAGAAATGTACATTTTGTCTGCCATGGATACAACAGGGGCATCAGCCGGCTTGTGCGACCACATGTTTGAGTAATACGAGGATTTTTGGAGATATAAATGATCCGAACAGTGAAGTATCGAAGTTTTTGGCGGAGGCTAAGAGAAATAAAAGCAAGATATGGAAGCTTCGTGAAGACCTCGGTACCGAACCCAATATTTATTATGTGCAGTCTTAA